The nucleotide window ATCAGAAATGATTTATTATCTTATTTATTTGTGAGCTCGAAGGAAACACTGAAATCTGGAAACACTTAAGAAGCTCTATTTAATTTCCTGATTAAATTAACAATTTCAGTGGAGAAAGTGTCCTTCGCTcagaaatatgtttattttttactctgtTTAATCCTCCAGAGAAAAGAGCCTTAAACAGAACTGTTATAGTCCACCATTATAGTGTGATTACTTCACCCTCTCTCACTGaacacaactctctctctctctctctctctatctcactgtcactgaacacaactctctctctctctctctctctctctctctctctctctctctctctctctctctctctctccctctctccctctctctctgtctgtaactCAGAGTTTGTGTCTCTGAGACTCAgtggaggacagtgaggaaCAGCAGCTGGATGTCAGACTGAGTTTTACCTGAAGAACCTAGTACCTACCTGGAACCGAGCATGGCCCTGACactcttcctgtgtctgctgcTGTTGCCCCCTGCGCTGGACGCCTTGGAACATGAATACGGAGATTATCCAGAGTCTTACTACAACCAGATCTCAGATGGAGAACAGCAGGAAGGTACAGGTACACactccttacacacacacactcactcacactcctcacacaaacactctttacacacacacactctcactacacacagactctcttcttacacacattctcactacacacacactctctttacACATGCTCTTTTTACACACACGCGCCTTACACATACTCTTTTTACATATAATCTCCTTACACATActctttttacacacacactccttacacacactctcactagACACACTCTTCCTACAAACACTCTCCCTACACACACTCTGCCTACACATTTCtgcacacacccccacacactcctacacacactccttcacacacttctgcaccaactcccacacacacagcgcACAACCCTGAGTGTCTGATGTATAGAGCTATGACGGctgtgtttcctctgtgtgaacaGGAGAGCCCAGCGTTCCGTGTGGGAGTCGCGATCAGTCCCGCTGGGATAAACTCTTCACGTCTCTGGAGGACTCACACATGAGGCAGAACATGATCCTGGAATCTGGTGAGACGATGGTTAGGAACTTCAGAGAGGAGATCAGGAGCACAACCTGCCACTGTTCTGACCCTCaggaatcctgcaggtcattggtTCAACAGCTGGAGCTCAAGCTGGGCACAGCTGTGGATCAGATGAAGAAGACGGCTGATTGGCTGCAGGTCCAGTGTAGCTCTGCCCTCCAGCAGCTGGAGAACTTCACAGAACTGCTGAGCCTCACCATTCAACTGGAAAAACTACAAGACGTTCGCATAGAGAACCTACAAAATTTTACTGGGCTGCAGAATGCTCACCTGGAGAACCTGCAGAACCTCAGTGGACTGCAGTATGTTGTTCTGGAGAACCTGCAGAACCTCACTGCTCTACAAAACACTTGGCTGGAGAACCTGCAAAACGTTGCTAAACTTCAGGAAACACGTCTGGAGAAGTTGGAGAGCAGACACTTGGGCCAGGTGAGGGTGATGAAGAGTGGACAGGACGTGGTGGAGGACAGTTACCTGGGCGAGGTGAGGCTGATGAAGAGTGGAGTGGATGGAGCGAAGGTGGAGGACGGTTACCCAGGCAGGTTGAGAGTGATGAAGAGTGGACAGGACACGGTGGAGGACAGTTACCTGGGCCAGGTGAGGGTGATGAAGAGTGGACAGAACGCGGTGGAGGACGTAGGGACGTTGGCGCGTGTCCTGATGTCCACGGCAGCAGATCTTCGGAAAGTTCAGAAACAGCTGACCCTGCTTCAGAGAGCCGCCGCCCACAGATACCTGCCCTCAGGTAAACACCTGCACCTGTGTTCCACCTGAGGACACTGCCTTTTCTCCCCCACAGTCCCAGTCTCCAGCTAACACACACTTCAGCTTTACAGAGTCAGCGTTCTCCTCAATCACTCAAATTTacactgttagtgttctcctccgagcgtgttgcgCTTATTTTGGCTCAGAaaatctttgtctctctttgtgtatctctcgttctctctttgtgtctctctctgtctctttccgtgtgtctctctgtctctgttgcAGGTTGTGAGATGGCTCTTTTGTTTCCGATGCGTTCAAAGCACAGTTTTGCTGAGACGTCTCTGTcccggtctctctctctggacgctgtgtctgtgtgtttgtgggcgAGGGCGACTGAGGCTCTGGACAGGACGGTTCTGTTTTCCTACAGCAGTACAGATAACCCTCGGGAGCTGCAGCTTCTGCTGAACGGAAACACGCTGGTGTTCCGAGTGGGAGGAGAACCCGCAGTTCTCAGGGCCCCAGGGGCTGGTACTGAGGGCCAGTGGAGGCACTTCTGTGGCATATGGAGCTCTGAGGGGGGTGTGGCCTCACTGTGGGTTGGGGGCCACAGGGTTTGTGCTTCCTCTGGAATCTTGCAAGACCACCTCCTGCCCACTAGGGGCACCATTCTTCTTGGACATGAGAGGAGCTCCTCTGGAAAATATCGGGACATGGACGCTGCGGTGGCCTTCACTGGAAAACTCACAGCTGTCAACATGTGGAGCCGCCCACTGCAGCAGCACGAGATCCAGAAACTGGCCAATCAGGATGCGTCCTGTGACCAGCGGGGAGACCTGATTGGCTGGGGAGTTACTGAGATTATTCCACATGGGGGAGCTCAGTACATCAACTGATATTCCAACGCACGCCAAACACTCTACAggacacacagaacacacacactgtacaggacacacacactccacaggacacacaggacaaacacacactctataggacacacacactctaccggacacacacacagtccatagaggacacatttcacacagaGGACACAGTTGTGCCCATGTTACCCACAGCAGCCTACAGCAGTTAAGCTCTAACTATTCACACTTAGGTCATAAGGAGTCTTTTACCTGGTGAACACTGCACAGTACAGAGGAACCAATCAGAGCAAAGCTCATTTACATAGAACAGAGGCAGAGAGTGATGACAGTTTTACCAGCTGTTTTTTCCCCAGAGAattcatataataataataataaaaataataataataattactattattattattattattataatcccATGGCATGCTGGTCTCAGTCACTGTTCTGAAAactgcagtgaaactgggaTCTGGACCATGATTCTGAACCAGAAAATTTCACCAGGAGGAGGAAAAACAAGTCGACTTCCCCGGGTCATGggaatattatatttatgttttatttactgttcaCTGCGAGTGTAAAGTTTGGAAATAAACCTGACTGAGTCTGatctgagagtgagagtgattTGAGAGTCTGATCTGAGAGTGAGTTTCTGATCTTAAAGTGAGAGTCTGATCTGAGAGTGAGTTTCTGATCTTAAAGTGAGAGTCTGATCTGAGAGTGAACAGAGATTGAGAGTCTGatcagagagtgagtgaaagagtgtggGTCTGATCTGAGAATGAGTTTAATTACATCTGACCACTGCAGTTTGGTGATCTCTTTCAGGTCCTGTAAGTCTCTGTaactgttttattaaaatatttaaatgttcctCTCAAGTCTGAACTCCTCCATGTATGTACACGTGTGCTAATGAGTGTATATGGGTATGTATGTTGTAtgggtatgtgtttgtgtgtatatgagtgtcTATTTGTTTGTGCACGTGTATTAATGagtgtatatgagtgtgtatttgtgagtgttTATGAGTGTATATGGGGGCGTATGTGTTTGTGCGTatgagtgtgtatttgtgtgtgtacatgtgtgctAATGAGTGTATATGGGGGCGTATGTGTTTGTGCGTatgagtgtgtatttgtgtgtgtacatgtgtgctAATGAGTGTATATGGggttgtatgtgtttgtttgtgttgggGGTAAATATCTGTgttaaaaatgttatgtattTTGTGAAGAATAAAAGCTAAAACATAGAGCTACATTTGAACAAATACAGCATTAAACACAGCTGGACCTTCACAGCGCTGACGGCCAGCAAAATGCTGCATTATtcacccccaacccccccacccccacagtCACATACACGACCAGGCATGCGGaaaagtgtgtgcgtgtgtgtgtgtgtgtgtgtgtgtgtgtttctcctctTATCCACTGGGCGCCAGTAAAGTGCTTAAAGTTGTTTCTTGTCGAAACTGACTCCCATTCTCAGTGTTTACGGTAAATGCTTCTCACCAGGTTTTGTCTTAAACTAAACATAAACAGGTCTTCTCCTGCTGTGTTGGTCTGGTGGTCAATAAGGGTCTTATGTTGCTAAAAATGGTACAGCTATTTATTAATTCGTTCATTCTTTCATATTTTGTAACAACTGAATCCTGTTCAGTGTGTTAGTGGGTTCAGGGCTTTTCTGAAATCTCAgttcatcacaggacatcacacactcacccagtcacttgcacacccacccagtcactcatacacccacccagtcactcatacactcacccagtcactcatacacccacccagtcactcatacactcacccagtcactcatacacccacccagtcactcatacactcacccagtcactcatacactcacccagtcactcatacacccacccagtcactcatacactcacccagtcactcatacactcacccagtcactcatacactcacccagtcactcatacacccacccagtcactcatacactcacccagtcactcatacactcacccagtcactcatacacccacccagtcactcatacactcacccagtcactcatacactcacccagtcactcatacactcacccagtcactcttacattcaccaagtcactcttacactcacccagtcactctgacactcacccagtcactcatacaccggcccagtcacttgcacactcacccagtcactcacacactcactcatactctcagattcagattcaatttatttgtcacatacaaagttatacgagtacaacattgcagcgaaatGATGTTCCGCCTGTCCACTCACCCAAACAGGGGTTAGGTGTGCGCAACAGACGCGACGTCCATTCATCCATGGCATTCATCCATGGCATATCCAGCCTGCGTCGTTCCATCAGGGCAGGTGGGCTCCCCCGTGCCCAAGCTTCTCCTTGAGTAAATGGTGTCAATAGCGTTGAGTGACCAGTTAAACAATTCCATCTCTAATTTTAATTCGAAGAGTGGTGTTAAGAGAGACTCCGAGGGTAGACAACACAAAACCAGAGAAGCCAAGCAGGAAAGATAAGGagcggagagggagaaaaatgcGACCACCTCCgacgagagcaagagagaaaagcCTGTAAgttgcacactcacccagtcacccagtcactcacacactcacacacttgtggacagtgtctcacacacacacaccacaaacagtGACCCAAGGACATGATCCCACACAGGTCCCCGAGACCCTGCCCTAAGTTTGACACTACTTTGGTTCCTTCATTCTCTAATGGATTTTTTTTCGTGTAAAAACTGTTGTAGTTTTCAGATTTTGGATGTTGCTCTGGCCATTGCTTCTGTTCCAAACCATGCCCAGGTCAATCTGCGCTGCTAAAGGCAGCAGAATTTTCACTGCCATTGGATCAAGGGCTGAGACCATGATTTTTGCTCTGTTGACAAATACTACAAAAGGGCAGAACCCCAGACTGGAACATTATAGTGAATGTCACAGTTTAGGTCCCAGTTCTAATTTAAACTACAGAATATTCTGGGTGTTTGAGAATGTCCTTGTATGTTCGGATGGATAGAGGCAAATTTTTAAATTGGTGCTGAAAAAACacgtacagtaatccctcgctatttgcggttcatctttcgcggattcgctactttgcGGGATTTTTTATCCGTTTATCGCAGATATTGAGGGagaatctaggaaaaccgtgaaagatgaatagccaaaatatttcattaaatccattgaaatttcataaaattcttctatattttttgcTATTATTAGCCCATTGTCAGCAAAGAAGAGTGCATAAATCTTTAtgattttgttttcaaatccttttcctcttctttttagttcatttattattctatatgttattaatttgaataatgTAGTAGACTCTGTGCATCCTCTTGGTAGCAGATGACATGCATTATACTGTATAGTAACTTCTTGCTGACATAGTGCGTTGTAAGATGACTTGTGATTGGGGCAATTGGAGAGacaatgaatgtgattggtgcatagattaataaaaaaaatcatttttattagtGTACTGTAAAGTATTTATTAGACTAGGTGcctaaaaatattttcttatgatgtgtaaatacatttttttttattatttacatgtattagactaggcctgtaggtgacaaaatatatcatttacaagtatttcatacatacagtacatgtattgttcatgtccacatccgagtgaaatttacttacgctaaatcatagcttaggaattactctattaaagaaactagTAGAATAttacatgtagttccagctgaaaaacattatagaatgactgtttaatgcaaagggtgggttgttatcTGTAACTGGGGggggggtttaaaagtccaaatacttgtTAAATACATTAACAAGTAAACGATGGATCACTGTAGTATATTTGACTGCCTTGACTTTCCACAGTTTTCGTAGTCATTTAGTCACAAGtgtgtttatttgctttaaTAGTCTAAAGTATAAATACAATCCAGACTTCTCTTAAGTTGCTACTGTtagttaaaataaattttatatttaaaaatgtggttcATATTTGACGCAAAGATTAAGGacagtgtgtgatgatttagaTAAGCAGTTAGCACCATGCTAATTGATGAAGTACAGTTTTCTCGGCTGATCTGAGTTTGTGCTACATTAGCATATGCTAGCATGTATTTCTCTGGTGCAGATGGAGCTGATtgttctctctgtccctcaggACTGAGAGAATGAGGGTgaaattctttctctctctcgctctctggcCATAAGCGAGAGGATGCAAACTATTCCTTTGTGGCACAGTTAGCATGGTGATTAGCCTAATCTGCCATTTATGAACCCACAAGTGTCGTTACATTTATTAGATATTAGCAGCATAACCAGCACCAGCTGAAATGATCAGGATTAAAATAATCTACATTAACTGCCATAAAGCAAAATCCCAAACTAACATTTACAACCTGGACTACTTTAACAAATTACCATTAGGGACTTTCAGCACTCAGtggtgtgtctgtctgtttgtattgtattttaaatgtaaagtgtgtgtgtgtgtgtgtgtgtgtgtgtgtgtgtgaaatgtaacAGGGCTGTTTGAAACTtggtgtctttgtgtgtgttgtgtctgcacACTGAGTGACCGGAGCCTGTGGAGAATGCTGTCTGCTTCAGgattgatttctctctctctctctctctctctctctctcggtaaCTGACCTTTAGAGATGACGGAGTGTTCAGACGCTTGTTCAGATGCTGCATGATTAAAAGTGAGATCTAACCCATGTAATCTTTTCCTAGTTACAATCCTTGACTCTCAGGTCATTCCTGTCCCTCTGGAGCGTCCGGATCAGTGTTTCATCACCATTTCTTACCGCCCCATGACCCCGCACACCCTTACCACCACCTCTCCCTTACTCCTTCCACCCCCGACCCCCCACACCTTGTACTGTATCTCCACCCTCCATCTTATCTCCACGCTTTCCACAGTTTATTTGTTCAGTAATGACTGATCAAACAATGGCTTTGGTTGCTAAGCGACACTGTTCCCATGATAAACAGttgtttctctctcgctctatcactctttctcttctcttcctctcccccCCTCCATTCCTCTGTCccattctcttgctctctcatgCAGATGCAGAGActatatacatttttgtataATCCCTTGTCTCTGTTGTTTGTGGGTTTTCTGCATGTGTGAGTTTTTGGAAAGTATTGTCTTTggcatttttttgtatttgccATTTcgtaccctcctccaaaagatacataatgcagtttcttcagtgctgagcctggagtagcagtgACAGGAGCTctcttctccctattacagctcaatagagaatcacaatgattttgaagctgtgattttaatgtaaaagtattacgtagtgttgctttaaagtgcCAATACCAAGGAAACCTCAAGGACTAAAGAATTggagtgaaatgtgtggtggACACACTCCAAC belongs to Hoplias malabaricus isolate fHopMal1 chromosome 9, fHopMal1.hap1, whole genome shotgun sequence and includes:
- the ptx3b gene encoding pentraxin-related protein PTX3, which encodes MALTLFLCLLLLPPALDALEHEYGDYPESYYNQISDGEQQEGEPSVPCGSRDQSRWDKLFTSLEDSHMRQNMILESGETMVRNFREEIRSTTCHCSDPQESCRSLVQQLELKLGTAVDQMKKTADWLQVQCSSALQQLENFTELLSLTIQLEKLQDVRIENLQNFTGLQNAHLENLQNLSGLQYVVLENLQNLTALQNTWLENLQNVAKLQETRLEKLESRHLGQVRVMKSGQDVVEDSYLGEVRLMKSGVDGAKVEDGYPGRLRVMKSGQDTVEDSYLGQVRVMKSGQNAVEDVGTLARVLMSTAADLRKVQKQLTLLQRAAAHRYLPSGCEMALLFPMRSKHSFAETSLSRSLSLDAVSVCLWARATEALDRTVLFSYSSTDNPRELQLLLNGNTLVFRVGGEPAVLRAPGAGTEGQWRHFCGIWSSEGGVASLWVGGHRVCASSGILQDHLLPTRGTILLGHERSSSGKYRDMDAAVAFTGKLTAVNMWSRPLQQHEIQKLANQDASCDQRGDLIGWGVTEIIPHGGAQYIN